A genomic stretch from Hoplias malabaricus isolate fHopMal1 chromosome 4, fHopMal1.hap1, whole genome shotgun sequence includes:
- the LOC136695575 gene encoding claudin-23-like, with protein MRKSPGILLLGLVLTPCGWILDLTSTVAPNWRTVHNISGQPPELVLHQGIWDICRSYTESRDVLCNHEDKEYFDNQIIEIARRMMLSSLIVTVIGLAVVTIGTHCWTDKPRWSVAAFGGLFIFISGILAIVPVAWYHHIHTYINSPSSDIRVGYCIVLGYTGGIATILGGLVMFSAPCTCRCGFKRAGGGDPGLGASHHPHHHQHHPHEGEGHARSRASSMPYSVDSLGDDISFGRKIPFSGTRTL; from the coding sequence ATGAGGAAAAGCCCGGGGATTCTGCTGCTGGGCCTGGTCCTCACGCCCTGTGGCTGGATCTTGGATCTGACCAGCACCGTGGCGCCCAACTGGCGGACCGTCCACAACATCAGCGGACAGCCCCCGGAGCTCGTGCTCCACCAGGGCATCTGGGACATCTGCAGGTCTTACACGGAGTCGCGCGACGTTCTGTGCAATCACGAGGACAAAGAGTACTTCGACAACCAGATCATCGAGATCGCGCGGAGGATGATGCTTTCGAGTCTGATCGTGACGGTGATCGGTCTCGCGGTGGTCACCATCGGGACACACTGCTGGACCGATAAGCCCCGGTGGTCGGTGGCGGCCTTCGGGGGTCTGTTCATATTCATCTCAGGGATTCTGGCGATTGTCCCCGTGGCCTGGTACCACCACATCCACACCTACATCAACTCTCCGTCCAGTGATATCCGCGTGGGCTACTGCATCGTTCTCGGGTACACGGGCGGCATCGCAACGATACTCGGCGGCTTGGTCATGTTTAGCGCGCCCTGCACCTGCCGCTGCGGATTTAAACGCGCCGGCGGTGGAGATCCCGGCCTCGGGGCGTCCCACCACccccatcatcatcaacatcaccCACATGAGGGCGAAGGACACGCGAGGAGCCGCGCGAGCAGCATGCCTTACTCCGTGGATTCACTGGGAGACGACATCAGCTTCGGACGGAAAATCCCGTTCAGTGGCACGCGCACTCTGTGA